In the genome of Paenarthrobacter ilicis, the window TTGTGTTCGACGAGGTGGACGCCGGCGTGGGTGGCCGGGCCGCCGTCGAAATCGGCCGCAGGCTGGCGATGCTGGCACAACACGTCCAGGTCCTGGTGGTGACGCACTTGCCCCAAGTAGCGGCGTTCGCCGACCAGCACATCCGGGTGACCAAGACGTCCGTGAGGGGCTCCGATGGGAAAACCAGCACAGGATTCACGTCCAGCGACGTCCAGCTGCTTGACGGGGATCAGCGGGTGAAGGAACTGGCCCGGATGCTGGCCGGACAGGAAGATTCCGAATCCGCACAGGCCCACGCCCAGGAGTTGCTGGACGACGCCAAGTTGCTTCCCCAGCGGGCGTAGCTGCGCGTGGCATGAGCACAATCACATTGGGTCCCCGGGATCCGGCTGTGCTCTTGATTGGGACGCCGTAGTGGGCAACCATTGACCATTTGGGGAAGCCGAACAGACGCTGGGAAGGCGTAATTGATGATAAGCTCGAATTCCGTGGTGCAGCGATCAAATTCCCGTGTAAATTCCCGGTTCCCGGGCTCGTCCAAGACGACCAAACACATCTTCGTCACCGGTGGTGTGGCGTCCTCGCTCGGTAAGGGTCTGACGGCTTCAAGCCTCGGCCACCTGCTGCGGGCACGCGGTTTGTCTGTAACTATGCAGAAGCTCGATCCCTACTTGAATGTGGATCCGGGTACGATGAATCCCTTCCAGCACGGCGAAGTATTCGTGACGGATGACGGCGCAGAGACCGATCTCGACATCGGACACTATGAGCGCTTCCTGGACGAGAACCTCGAGGGGTCGGCCAACGTAACAACCGGCCAGGTCTACTCCACAGTGATTGCCAAGGAACGCCGTGGTGAGTACCTGGGTGACACCGTTCAGGTCATCCCGCACATCACTGATGAGATCAAGCGCCGCATGCGACTGCCTGCTGAGGGCAAGAACGCTCCGGACGTCATCATCACCGAAATCGGCGGTACCGTAGGCGACATCGAGTCGCAGCCCTTCCTGGAGTCCGCACGCCAGGTCCGCCAGGATGTTGGCCGCAACAACGTGTTCTTCCTCCACGTTTCGCTGGTTCCCTACATCGGGCCGTCACAGGAACTGAAGACGAAGCCGACGCAGCACTCCGTAGCGGCACTCCGTTCCATCGGCATCCAGCCCGAAGCAATCGTGATCCGTTCGGACCGCGAAGTTCCCGACGCCATGCGCGAGAAGATCGGCCGCATGTGCGACGTCGACATCGACGCCGTGGTCAACGCCGCTGATGCCCCCAGCATCTACGACATCCCCAAGACCCTGCACTCCCAGGGGCTTGACTCGTACATCGTCCGTGCCCTGGACCTGCCGTTCAAGGACGTGGACTGGACCAAGTGGGACAAGCTCCTCGAGGCTGTCCACAATCCAAAGCACGAGGTCGAGGTTGCCCTGGTAGGCAAGTACATAGACCTTCCGGACGCTTACCTGTCCGTGACGGAGGCGCTCCGTGCAGGTGGGTTCGCCAACGAAGCCAAGGTTAAGATCCGCTGGGTACCGTCGGACGAGTGCGAAACCCTGGCCGGGGCCACCAAGGCCCTGTCCGGTGTTGACGCCATCTGCGTCCCGGGTGGATTCGGTATCCGTGGACTCGAAGGAAAGCTGGGCGCGCTGAAGTTCGCCCGCGAATCCAAGCTCCCCGTGCTGGGCCTGTGCCTGGGCCTGCAGTGCATGGTGATCGAATATGCACGCAACGTGGTGGGTCTGGAAGGTGCGTCCTCCAGCGAATTCGAGCCGGACTCCAAGTACCCGGTCATCGCCACCATGGAAGAGCAGCTGGACATTGTGGACGGCAAGGGAGACCTCGGTGGCACCATGCGCCTGGGCCTTTACGAAGCCAAGCTCGATGAGGGCTCCGTGATTGCGGAGACCTATGGCACCACCACCGTCAGCGAACGTCACCGCCACCGCTACGAGGTGAACAACAAGTACCGCGAGCAGATTGCGGCCGAAGGCCTGGTCTTCTCCGGCACTTCGCCTGATGGCAAGCTCGTGGAGTTCGTTGAACTTCCCCGCGATGTGCACCCGTACTACGTGGCAACGCAGGCGCACCCTGAGCTGAGCTCACGGCCCACGCGCCCGCACCCGCTGTTTGCAGGTCTGGTAAAGGCTGCCTTGGAGCGTCGCGAAGGCGCCCCGGCCGACACCAAGACCGGCGCCCGCGCAGTGGCTGCCAAGTAAAGCCAAACGAGAAAAAGGACGGCGCGATGCCCGGTATTTCTGGAACCCCACGCACTTCGAGGCAGGTTTCGGACGTGCCGAGCCCGCGCCGTCTTTTGTCTACCAGCAAGGTTTACGAGGGCCGCATCTGGGACGTGGTGAGTGATTCCTTCCAGCTCGCTGAGGACACTGGCACTCTGGTGCGTGACTACATTGACCACCCGGGGGCCGTAGCGGTGCTTCCCATGAACGTCGATGGCGAGATTCTTCTTTTGAAGCAGTACAGGCATCCGGTGGGCATGGATCTCTGGGAAATCCCGGCCGGGCTCCTGGACGTTGAAGGCGAAGACTTCGTGGTGGGTGCTGCGCGGGAACTGGCTGAAGAAGCGGACCTGCAAGCGGCTACATGGAACGTCCTGGTGGACTTCTTCAATTCACCGGGTTCATCCAGCGAAGCAGTTCGCATCTACCTGGCCCGTGGTATCTCGGACGTGCCCGAGGCCGATCGGCATGTCCGGACCGACGAGGAAGCAGAGATTGAGCTTGAATGGGTGTCCCTGGACGATGCTGTAAAGGCTGTCTTGGAGGGCCGCCTGCACAATCCTTCTGCTGTGTTGGGTATCCTGGCCGCGGCCGCTGCCAAGGCTGATGGCTTCACCAAGCTGCGTCCGGCCAACGCGCCGTGGCCGGCGCACCCGAGCCAGCGCTGAGCATGGCTGAGGCAGCCACCCGGAATATCACACCGATTGACCGCGCTGTCACCGATTACCTGCAGCACGTGGGGGTGGAGCGCGGCCTGGCTACCAACACGTTGGCTGCCTACCGCCGCGATCTGGCCAGGTATTCCAATTTCCTGGCAGCAAGCGGCGTGGAGCGGCCGGGGGACATCACCCGGCACCACGTCACTGGATTTGCCCAGGCTCTATCGGACGGCAGCGATGGTGCAGCAGCCCTGGGTGTCCGATCGGCAGCACGCACAGTGGTGGCGGTCCGGGGCCTGCATAAGTTCTGGGCTTTGGAAGGAACCACGACGGCGGACCCCGCCGGCGATGTCCACCCGCCCATGCCGGGGAAGCGGCTGCCCAAGGCCATCACCGTGGATGAAGTAACGCGGATCCTGGAAGCAGCAGGATCCGATACCGCCACCGGCTTGCGGGACCGCGCCCTGCTTGAATTCCTCTACTCCACCGGTGCCCGCATCAGCGAGGCCGTGGGACTGGATGTTGATGATGTCTCCCTGGACCACACCGGCGGGGGACCGGCGATCGTCAGGTTGTTCGGAAAGGGATCCAAGGAGCGATTGGTGCCGCTGGGGTCCTACGGCGCGCGGGCAGTTGAATCCTACGTCGTCCGCGGCCGGCCCCTCCTGGCATCCAAGGGCAAAGGAAATCCGGCCCTGTTCCTCAATGCCCGCGGTGGACGGATCAGCCGCCAAAGCGCGTGGACCATCCTCAAAACAGCGGCCGAAAAGGCCAACATCACCAAGGATGTTTCACCGCACACCCTCCGTCACTCTTTTGCCACGCATCTTTTGGAAGGTGGAGCGGACGTAAGGGTGGTTCAGGAACTTCTGGGACACGCCTCGGTCACCACCACCCAGGTGTACACGCTGGTTACTGCAGACACCCTGCGTGAAGTTTACGCAGCAGCCCATCCACGGGCCCTCGGATAAGAATCACACGGTTCCCTCGGAGTCGATGGAGCAACACTGCTAGCGGAGGACTTCCAAGGTCAGTTCAGCTGCGTCGACAAACAATCCCAGCAGCGAGGTCCCCAGGCCGGCCACCAAAAGGAGCCCCGGATGTGCCAGGCCCACCACGACGCGCTTAAGCCGGGGCCGTCCACGGAGGAACTTCTTGGGCACGCGGGTCTTGACCGGGATTTGCCGCCAGCCGCGGAGCCGCCGGAGGAACCAGGCGCAGCGGACGATGAAGGCCATCCACAGCACCGTGAGGACCAGGGGAACGGCGGCCACCATCAAGTTGAAACCCAGGGCCGTGACTTCTTTTTCGGAGTCACCAATCACCGACTGGACGGTGGTGGAAATGGAAGCACTCATCACCACAGAGACTGCCCACACCATGAACGCAGCCACCAAACCGAGGAACCGGACAAAGAAGTGCCCCAGGACGGTGGCGTCCACGGCCTTCAAATGGCTTCGCGGAGTGGCGTGCAATACCACCAGCGTTGATACGAGGGTCGGCAGCGCGGCCACCAGGACCAGCAGGTACCAGGTCCATCCGGCAAGGTCCAGCACTTCATCGAGGACGATCAGGCCTGCCCACAGGAATGTCCAGGCCCATCCGGCAAGGAGGGGGTGGGCCACCAGCCAGGATGGGATCCACGCGTCCTGCCCCGCTTTGGCTGGCGTGTTGGCAACCTGGCCACGTGCCTGGTCGTTTTCGGAGGCAACCTGATCCACGTCGCTTGCGCCGCCGGCCGTCACGCTCGCATCGCCCCCACGTTCATTCATGGGCTCACTGTAGCAACGGTGCTGCCCACGAATGAACGTGGGCCCGTGCAGTTACTGTTGTCAGCATGACTGCAGCCCATGTGACGTTGTGCTTCCTTCTCCGTGACAGCCCGGAGGGCGGGCAAGTGCTCCTGGGCACCAAGAAAACAGGCTTTGGCCTGGGGAAGGTGGTGGGCGTGGGTGGCCACGTGGAAGACGGTGAAACTGCTGTCCAGGCTGCCTGCAGGGAAGTGATGGAAGAAATCAATGTGGTGGTTTCACCCGGGGACCTGATTCCTGCCGGAACCGTGGATTTTGTTTTTCCCGCCAGGCCGGAATGGGACATGGCCACTACCGTCTTCCTTACCCGGGTCTGGGACGGGGAACCGTCGGAGAGCGACGAAATAGCACCGGAGTGGTTCCCTGTAGCCGCTTTGCCAGTGGAGCGCATGTGGGCTGATGCCGAGCACTGGCTGCCGTCCATGATGTCCGGGCAGCGGATCGCTGTCCGGGTGGAGCTTGCGGCGGACAACGAGAACGTGGCTGACGTCGTCACTGGTTCCTGGCAGGAACCCACCCAGCATGAACCCACCCAGTAGCAGAGACGTCGACGGCGGCCCGGTCACCCAAGGTGACGGGGCCGCCGTCGTACTTAAGGCGGAGGGAACAGCGCCGTTACGGGACGTGCCGCTCGTCTGGTCCGTTGTACTCGCTGAGGGGCCGGATCAGTGAGTTGGAGGCTACCTGCTCCATGACGTGGGCTGTCCAGCCGGTGATGCGGCTTGCGACGAACAGCGGCGTGAACGTCTGGGTGTCGAAGCCCATGAGGTGGTACGTGGGGCCGGCCGGGTAGTCGAGGTTGGGCTTGATGGCCTTGGCTTCGTCCATGGCTTGTTCGAGCCCGTTGTAGAGGCCCAGGAGCTCGGGACGGCCATAGTGGGCAATCATCTTGTCCAGGGCGGCCTTCATGGTGGGCACCCGCGAGTCGCCGTGCTTGTAGACACGGTGTCCAAAGCCCATGACCTTCTTTTTGTGGGCGAGTGCGTCTTCCATCCAGGTTTTCGCGCGGCTGGCCGCTTCGTCGAGGGACTCTTCCGTGCGGATGCCGATCTCATCAAAGGTGTGCATCACGGCCTCATTCGCGCCGCCGTGCAGGGGACCCTTGAGGGCGCCGATGGCCCCGGTAACGGCCGAGTGGAGGTCAGCGAGGGTTGAGGTGATCACACGGGCTGTGAACGTGGAGGCGTTGAAGGAGTGTTCGGCGTAAAGGATCATGGAGACGTTGAAGGCCTCAACGACCTCGTCCACCGGATCTTCGCCGAACGTCATCCACAGGAAGTTCGCCGAGTAGTCCAGGTCCTCGCGCGGTTCCACCACGTCCTCGCCCCGCCGGCGCCGCTGATCGTAGGCCACCACTGCGGGCATGGCGGCCCACAGATCGATCGCCTTCTTCATGTTGGCTTCCGGCGAGGAGTCTTCGGCCAGTTCGTGCCGGGCCCCCAGGACGGACGTCGCCGTGCGGCAGACGTCCATGGGGTGTGCCGTGGTGGGCAGGGCATCGATGACTGATTTCACCACGGGGTCCAAGGCGCGGCCGGCGCGTTCGCGGGCGCTGAACCCAGCCAGTTGGGCTTCGTCAGGCAGTTCGCCGTTCCAGAGCAGGTATGCCACTTCCTCGAAGCTGCACTTGGCGGCCAATTCCTGGACCGGATATCCGCGGTACAAAAGTGAGTTGGTCTCCGGGTTGACCTTGGAAACGGCGGTGTAGTCCACCACGACGCCGGCCAGGCCCTTTTTGATGTCTTCAGCTGTCATGCTGAACTCCTTCGTTCATAAGGCAAGCGCACCGGACTGGGCGGGCGGGCTTGCGTTCCCCTTGATGGATCCGGGACCTAGCGGAGGCCAGGCACCTGGAAGTTGAAAACGCCGGTATCGAACTGGTTGTATGCCTCGTAGTCGACGAGGTCGTAAAGACGCGCACGTGTGAGCATGGTGTCCACATGCGCTTCCTGGGTCCCCGCAGCCTTGATCGATTCCAGAGTACGCTCTGCAGCGCCCATGGCAATGCGGAGCAGCGTCACGGGGTAGATGACCATATTCACGCCAACGCTTTGGAGTTGGTCCACGGTGAAGAGTTCGCTTTTGCCGAACTCCGTCATGTTGGCCAGAATGGGCACGTCCACTGCATCGCGGATGGCCTGAAACTCGCCAAGGTCCCGCATCGCTTCCGGGAAGATGGCGTCAGCGCCGGCATCCACCAGTGCACGGGCGCGATCTGTGGCTGCATCAAGGCCGTCCACGGCGCGGATGTCCGTGCGGGCCATGATGAGGAAGTTCTTGTCCCGGCGGGCGTCGGCTGCGGCGCGGATGCGTTTGGTGGCCGTATCAAGGTCCACCACGTTCTTGCCGTCCAGGTGCCCACACCGTTTCGGGTTGAACTGGTCCTCGATGTGCATTCCGGCCAGTCCGGCGTTTTCGAGTTCCTGGACTGTCCGGGCCACGTTCATGGGCTCGCCGAAGCCGGTGTCGGCATCCACCAGGGCCGGCAGGTCCGTCATGCGGGCGATCTGACCCGCCCTGGTTGCCACTTCTGTGAGGGTGGTCAGGCCGATGTCCGGCAGGCCGAGATCGTTGGCCAGGACTGCACCGGAAATGTACACACCGGCAAAGCCCTTTTCCTCGATCAGCCTGGCCGAGAGCGGGTTGAAAGCGCCCGGGAACTGTTGCACTGTTCCTGAGGCCAGGAGTTCCCGCAGCTTCACCCGCTTCTGTTCGGGAGTGACAGCTGAGTACAGCATTTAGAACAATCCCTTCGGTGCTGCGTCCAGGTTGATGACTCCTGGGGCGGCGGTGATGTTGAGTTGGTCCAGTTCACCGGCGCCGAGTTCGGTAACGCGCTCGACGGCGGCCAGGAACCTTTCGATCTCGGCCTCCTCAACGAGTCCTGCTGCGAGCGTACGGAATTTGTTGATGTACTGTGCGCGGGCGAACGGCCGGGCGCCGAGCGGGTGCGCGTCTGCCACGGCGATCTGATCGGTGATCACGGTGCCATCGGTGAGGGTGATCTCCACGGATCCGCCGAAGGCTTTCTCGGCGATGTCCAGGGAGTGGTAGCGCCGTGTCCACTCCGGGTCCTCCACCGTGCTGACTTTGTGCCAGAGTTCCACGGTGTCCGGGCGGGTGGCACGTTCGGGGGCGTAGGAGTCAACGTGGTGCCAAGCGCCGTCCTGGAGGGCCACGGTGAAAATGTAGGGGATGGAGTGGTCCAGGGTTTCGCGTGAGGCTGTGGGGGAGTACTTCTGGGGATCGTTGGCGCCGGAGCCGATCACATAGTGGGTGTGGTGGCTCGTCTTGATCAGGACGGAGGCTACGTTGGCCGGGTCCGTGGTCTCGGGGTGCTCACGGTGGAGTTTGCGGGCCAGATCGATCCAGGCCTGTGCCTGGTATTCCGCGGAATGTTCCTTGGTGTAGGTGTCCAGGATGGCGCGCTTGGCTTCGCCGGGCAGTGGCAGGGGAACCTCGTACGAGGCCTCCGGGCCGTCCAGCATCCAGGCGATGACACCGTCTTCGCCTTCGTAGATCGGTACGGGGGAGGTCTGACCGCGCATGGAGCGGTCCACGGCTTCCACAGCCATCTTGCCTGCGAATGCAGGGGCATGGGCCTTCCACGTGGAGATTTCGCCCTTGCGGGACTGCCTGGTGGCCGTGGTGGTGTGCAGTGCCTGGCCCACGGACTGGAAGATCGTCTCAACGTCCAACCCCAACAACGTCCCGATACCGGCAGCGGCGGACGGGCCCAAGTGGGCCACGTGGTCGATCTTGTGCTTGTGCAGGCAGATCGCCTTGACCAGGTTGACCTGGATCTCATAGCCCGTTGCGATGGCTCGGACCAGGTCAGCGCCGGGGGAACCCACGTGCTGGGCCACCGCAAGGATCGGCGGGATGTTGTCCCCGGGGTGGGAGTAGTCAGCAGCCAGGAATGTGTCGTGGTAATCGAGTTCGCGCACGGCCACACCGTTGGCCCAGGCAGCCCACTCCGGCGACACCTGGTCCTGGATACCGAACACCGAGGCGCCCTTGCCGTTCGCGGAGGGAGCATGCGTCAACGCCTGCGCCCGGGCCGCCACGATCGGCGGCCTGTTCAGGGAGGCGATGGCCACCGAAGCGTTGTCGATGATGCGGTTGATCACCATGTCCGTGACCTCGGGGGCCACGTCCACGGGATCGGCCGCCACCACAGCAATCTTGTGCGCCAGCTGCTCTTCACGGGGCAGGTTCTCTTCGGACTTGTACACACGGACGTGATGGTTCTTGACCAATGGTGCTCCTTCTGGTGAGGGTTTTCACTCTGCCCTGTGGGCAGCTTTGACGTGGGAAAGACTTCTATGGAGGTGGACAGTAGTGGCGGCTTCCGCCAACCGAGGGTTGCCGCTTGCTATTGCCTCTGCAATGGCGGCGTGCTCCTGGGCCGCGGCGCGAAGCCGGGCAGTGTCATCGGCTGCGAGGCGGCGGACACGGACCAGATGGACCCGCAGGCTTCGCATGGCGTTGGCCAGGTAGGAGTTGGACGCCGCGGCATCAATGGCTTCATCAAGCCGGCTTACCAGTGCGTAGTACTCGTGGCGGGCGGGATCATCGTGGTGCAGCAGTTCTGGAGCCAGCAACAGTTGCCGGTGCAATTCGGCGAAGACTTCCGGCTCGCCCCGTTCGGCGGCGAGGGCCGCCGCGCGGACTTCCAGGGTTTCGCGCAGCTCAAACAGGTCGTCGATGCTCTCCAGCGAGATATCGGTGACGACGACGCCGCGCCCGCCCGCCGCCGTCGTCAGTCCTTCCGCCGTGAGGCGGCTCAGTGCCTCCCGGAGGGGAGTGCGGGATACACCCAGGCGTTCGGACTGCTCGACTTCAGCCAGCATGGAACCGGGACGCAGGCGCCACTCAATGATGTCCTCACGAAGAGCCTGGTAAGCCCGGTCACTGGCGCGCATTCCCTCAGTGTATACACGGAGGCCTCTTGCGCCTAGCTTTCAGTTGCAAATGTTCGCCAATGTATACATAAGATGGCTGGAGGGGTTTCCGAACGGTCAGGCCCGGTTCCACCCATATTCGTTTTCCGGCCGGCCGGGCGTTCCGTAGCGCGGCGCCCTGGTGACAGTTCCGGCGTCGGCCAGGTACTCCAGATACCGCCGTGCCGTCACGCGGGACATGCCCAAGGCGTCCATGACCTCGCTGGCCGAAACCGGCTCGTGGCGCCCCCGCACCAAATCCTTCACGGACTCCAGGGTGGAGGCCGAGAGACCCTTGGGCAGCGGAAGCTCAGTGGGCGCTCGCAGGCTTGCGAACGCCTGGTCCACATCGCTCTGGGAGGCACCCGCTTTGGACAGGCCGGACAGGGAACCAGCCAATTGATCGCGGAAGGTGCGGTAGCTGCGGAGCTTGTCCGCAAAGGTGGCGTAGGTGAAGGGCTTGATGAGGTACTGCACCACGCCGATGGACACGGCACTGCGCACAATGCCCAGCTCGCGGACGGCGGTGATGGCAATGATGTCTGCGTACACCCCGGCGGAGCGCATCCGCCGGGCAACGTCCAAACCGTGCAGGTCCGGCAGGTTCATGTCCAGGAGGACCAGGTCCACCGGTGTGGCCGAAGCCGCGAATTCGCCCAGGATCCGCAGGGCGGACTGGCCGTCCGGCGCGGTTCCTGCCAGCACGAAGCCCTCCAGTCGGCTGATGTACACGGAGTGGGCGTCCGATGCGATCGGTTCGTCCTCCACCACCAGGACACGGATGTCTGTCATGCCTTCTCTTCCTTGAAAACGGGCGCGGGCAACACCACATG includes:
- a CDS encoding 8-oxo-dGTP diphosphatase, with amino-acid sequence MTAAHVTLCFLLRDSPEGGQVLLGTKKTGFGLGKVVGVGGHVEDGETAVQAACREVMEEINVVVSPGDLIPAGTVDFVFPARPEWDMATTVFLTRVWDGEPSESDEIAPEWFPVAALPVERMWADAEHWLPSMMSGQRIAVRVELAADNENVADVVTGSWQEPTQHEPTQ
- a CDS encoding CTP synthase encodes the protein MISSNSVVQRSNSRVNSRFPGSSKTTKHIFVTGGVASSLGKGLTASSLGHLLRARGLSVTMQKLDPYLNVDPGTMNPFQHGEVFVTDDGAETDLDIGHYERFLDENLEGSANVTTGQVYSTVIAKERRGEYLGDTVQVIPHITDEIKRRMRLPAEGKNAPDVIITEIGGTVGDIESQPFLESARQVRQDVGRNNVFFLHVSLVPYIGPSQELKTKPTQHSVAALRSIGIQPEAIVIRSDREVPDAMREKIGRMCDVDIDAVVNAADAPSIYDIPKTLHSQGLDSYIVRALDLPFKDVDWTKWDKLLEAVHNPKHEVEVALVGKYIDLPDAYLSVTEALRAGGFANEAKVKIRWVPSDECETLAGATKALSGVDAICVPGGFGIRGLEGKLGALKFARESKLPVLGLCLGLQCMVIEYARNVVGLEGASSSEFEPDSKYPVIATMEEQLDIVDGKGDLGGTMRLGLYEAKLDEGSVIAETYGTTTVSERHRHRYEVNNKYREQIAAEGLVFSGTSPDGKLVEFVELPRDVHPYYVATQAHPELSSRPTRPHPLFAGLVKAALERREGAPADTKTGARAVAAK
- a CDS encoding NUDIX domain-containing protein, with protein sequence MPGISGTPRTSRQVSDVPSPRRLLSTSKVYEGRIWDVVSDSFQLAEDTGTLVRDYIDHPGAVAVLPMNVDGEILLLKQYRHPVGMDLWEIPAGLLDVEGEDFVVGAARELAEEADLQAATWNVLVDFFNSPGSSSEAVRIYLARGISDVPEADRHVRTDEEAEIELEWVSLDDAVKAVLEGRLHNPSAVLGILAAAAAKADGFTKLRPANAPWPAHPSQR
- a CDS encoding bifunctional 2-methylcitrate synthase/citrate synthase → MTAEDIKKGLAGVVVDYTAVSKVNPETNSLLYRGYPVQELAAKCSFEEVAYLLWNGELPDEAQLAGFSARERAGRALDPVVKSVIDALPTTAHPMDVCRTATSVLGARHELAEDSSPEANMKKAIDLWAAMPAVVAYDQRRRRGEDVVEPREDLDYSANFLWMTFGEDPVDEVVEAFNVSMILYAEHSFNASTFTARVITSTLADLHSAVTGAIGALKGPLHGGANEAVMHTFDEIGIRTEESLDEAASRAKTWMEDALAHKKKVMGFGHRVYKHGDSRVPTMKAALDKMIAHYGRPELLGLYNGLEQAMDEAKAIKPNLDYPAGPTYHLMGFDTQTFTPLFVASRITGWTAHVMEQVASNSLIRPLSEYNGPDERHVP
- a CDS encoding GntR family transcriptional regulator, with product MRASDRAYQALREDIIEWRLRPGSMLAEVEQSERLGVSRTPLREALSRLTAEGLTTAAGGRGVVVTDISLESIDDLFELRETLEVRAAALAAERGEPEVFAELHRQLLLAPELLHHDDPARHEYYALVSRLDEAIDAAASNSYLANAMRSLRVHLVRVRRLAADDTARLRAAAQEHAAIAEAIASGNPRLAEAATTVHLHRSLSHVKAAHRAE
- a CDS encoding MmgE/PrpD family protein, producing MVKNHHVRVYKSEENLPREEQLAHKIAVVAADPVDVAPEVTDMVINRIIDNASVAIASLNRPPIVAARAQALTHAPSANGKGASVFGIQDQVSPEWAAWANGVAVRELDYHDTFLAADYSHPGDNIPPILAVAQHVGSPGADLVRAIATGYEIQVNLVKAICLHKHKIDHVAHLGPSAAAGIGTLLGLDVETIFQSVGQALHTTTATRQSRKGEISTWKAHAPAFAGKMAVEAVDRSMRGQTSPVPIYEGEDGVIAWMLDGPEASYEVPLPLPGEAKRAILDTYTKEHSAEYQAQAWIDLARKLHREHPETTDPANVASVLIKTSHHTHYVIGSGANDPQKYSPTASRETLDHSIPYIFTVALQDGAWHHVDSYAPERATRPDTVELWHKVSTVEDPEWTRRYHSLDIAEKAFGGSVEITLTDGTVITDQIAVADAHPLGARPFARAQYINKFRTLAAGLVEEAEIERFLAAVERVTELGAGELDQLNITAAPGVINLDAAPKGLF
- the xerD gene encoding site-specific tyrosine recombinase XerD encodes the protein MAEAATRNITPIDRAVTDYLQHVGVERGLATNTLAAYRRDLARYSNFLAASGVERPGDITRHHVTGFAQALSDGSDGAAALGVRSAARTVVAVRGLHKFWALEGTTTADPAGDVHPPMPGKRLPKAITVDEVTRILEAAGSDTATGLRDRALLEFLYSTGARISEAVGLDVDDVSLDHTGGGPAIVRLFGKGSKERLVPLGSYGARAVESYVVRGRPLLASKGKGNPALFLNARGGRISRQSAWTILKTAAEKANITKDVSPHTLRHSFATHLLEGGADVRVVQELLGHASVTTTQVYTLVTADTLREVYAAAHPRALG
- the prpB gene encoding methylisocitrate lyase, which translates into the protein MLYSAVTPEQKRVKLRELLASGTVQQFPGAFNPLSARLIEEKGFAGVYISGAVLANDLGLPDIGLTTLTEVATRAGQIARMTDLPALVDADTGFGEPMNVARTVQELENAGLAGMHIEDQFNPKRCGHLDGKNVVDLDTATKRIRAAADARRDKNFLIMARTDIRAVDGLDAATDRARALVDAGADAIFPEAMRDLGEFQAIRDAVDVPILANMTEFGKSELFTVDQLQSVGVNMVIYPVTLLRIAMGAAERTLESIKAAGTQEAHVDTMLTRARLYDLVDYEAYNQFDTGVFNFQVPGLR
- a CDS encoding response regulator, which codes for MTDIRVLVVEDEPIASDAHSVYISRLEGFVLAGTAPDGQSALRILGEFAASATPVDLVLLDMNLPDLHGLDVARRMRSAGVYADIIAITAVRELGIVRSAVSIGVVQYLIKPFTYATFADKLRSYRTFRDQLAGSLSGLSKAGASQSDVDQAFASLRAPTELPLPKGLSASTLESVKDLVRGRHEPVSASEVMDALGMSRVTARRYLEYLADAGTVTRAPRYGTPGRPENEYGWNRA